In the genome of Stigmatopora nigra isolate UIUO_SnigA chromosome 7, RoL_Snig_1.1, whole genome shotgun sequence, the window TACCCTTCCCAACAGGCTCTGCAGAATTCATGGCCACAGGTCATGTCAACAGGTTCCTCAAAATTTGAGATTGACGACATGCAGATACCACACTATAAGGGGAGACAAAAATGTGGAGTCGTACGAAAGAGATATAGAGGGGGAAAAATACTCAGAGAATGTATTGATTTGTAAAAGAGCATTTGATCTAATTAACCGTAACCTTTAGACAGGCTGCTAGAGTTACTGGTCAAAAAGCACTGCTAGCACATTTCTCAGAATTACACCAAATCATTTGTgctatttttaaacacatgatGAGATAAATAACTTTGTGCCAGTCAGACTATAATATGGGTGCTAATAATGAGAGCAGCTAATCCACTTAGAAGTTTTTCCAACCTTATTATGTATGCATAATAAATCCCTAGCACTAAACCTACTCATCATTAAGAATCAATGTAGTTTCAACTTATTCTTACAGTATAATAAAGATCACAGCTTTATATGATCCACGTAACTATCTCAATTCCAATCAAACAGAAGCATACCTAATAATGTACATTTAGCTCAACTACAAGGTAAATAGTTTTATTGCATTATTAAGTGGGTTATTGGTTCCGTATACTATTAAATGGTGTAATGTGGTCAGACAACTTCTCTCACAAGGGCAGAATCTTCATCAGCAGTAATGAGGCTTATATGGTCTGGTGAGGTGATAGAAGAGCGGGTGGTGCGTGGCGTTCGAGGTGAGGGCAAGGTATCCCAAGCATTACAGCCACTTGGAAGCGGGTTGGGCATCTGTACCCCTGAGCGTTGGCAGCAGTCCTCTGCATTGGTCATCCATGCCTCTAAGAGTTTTTCTCTGTCCCAGtctaatgtaaaaaagaaaaaaaacatttttttaaatactgatACCTTTTGAAGCTTTTAATAATGTGAAGCTAAACATTGTTAATTAAAGGCGAGCCGACTGTGTGGTCTATATGGTCTGATTTTATTCCATCATCCCACTGATTGCACTGCAGCTCCCAGAGATCCAGTAACCACCAAAGCCTCGGAACTAACCGTATAAAGCTGCTGCCACCTAGTTTCCTCTTTCAGAATAGCTGTTCTAATTAATGgtggcacacaaaaaaaaaaacttcttctACATGAACATCAACCAAATTGCGAACATACTAACATTTCTCAAGACAAGATCTCTCTTAAGGAAAACATCCCGGTCAACTGCGCAATTAGGCCATTATCAGCCGCAAGACACATTTCACTGCCAATCAAGCGCCCCACACTCTAAATGGCCTCATTTAGATAATGAATATTACAACAATTTCTTCCAATGCCATCTAATTAAAACACTTAATCGAGGCTCAGCCTATCTTAATACTTTCAAACAATAAAATCCGGTTGAAATTAAAAGTTTTCAGGGCTGAGGTTAATTTGCAAATCCAAGAATTCCAAGAAGCATTGACAACGTGCAGCTGGATAGACAAGAAAAATGATGGTGGCAAATAAATAGAGCACAGTTTTGGGTCATTTCTCCCATCAGTACCCAAAAGTATGCCTCAAATGTAGCACACTATTTACATGAGACTCTTGGCCCACTTAATAACAGTATTTGAGAGATCCGTGAGATCACTTCGAACCAGTGAGTAGTATTTGAATAGGTACGGTCATTGAAAAGTAATGGCTAAAGTAATGGATAAATTTGAAGACACGGGCCCATAAttttgatatataaatatatataatattttatatatatttatgtatacatctatatatatacacacactataTGTTTCTGTTTTAACGGCGCAACTCTCGGAAAGTACTAGCTAGGCGTATAGTGGCGAGGTATTGTGAAAACCAACTGCAAAATTCTCCAGTAATCAAAGCAAGCTAAATCCTGAATGGCATTCCTCCTCCTTAAATACACTAAATAATAGGTCAATAAGGGTGAACGCACATAATTCTTGTTAGTGCTAATAAACACCCACCGCAATGCTTGCAAGCAAAgggttacatttatttattttttttagcaatgatGGAATGCTCCACAAACCCTCTACTGGTATAAGGACAGAACTCAAATTAAAACCTTTGCTTTTAAGGTTTTGTTTACCCTTCAAATCGGTATTCAACATATAAAAACATCATAACATAGTATACCATGGGCACGCAGTAGTGCCTCTGCAGTGAAGAGTGGGGCTTGTAGCATGTCAGCTGTCTCCACAATCAGCATGTCTTTCAGCCTCCGTAGATCTTGAGGTCGCAGACCCTCATACAGCTAAACAGGTGGCGAGCACAGTAGAGAGGATGAACCGGTCgggaaggataaaaaaaatacacagtggACAAGGTGCAACAAAggacgagaaaaaaaatgtggatcaAAAAGATAAGTGAGAGAGGACAGGAAACACTGTAGATCCAAAAATAGAACAAACTGAGCTATACAACTGAGATGATAAGAGGTCACCTGCCTACCAATTTTGCATAAATATTGTACAACAAAACTTCAAAATTTTCCACAATAAAGATAGAAATTATAAAGTGAAACAATGTGAGTCTATGAACCAACATACTATAAATACGATATTGTATACCTCTCTTCGGTCGAGAGCTGCGTACTCTGCTTCAATACCCTCTGGATCAGGGGCGAGTGAGAAGACCATCTGCGACTCCAGGCACAAGGCCAACTCCTTGTGGTGCTGTTTCTCCGCACAGTCACATGGAGTCTCGCGGTTCTCATTCTCTGCAAAAAGATCTGCCTCTCTCTGCACTAGAAACTGAacaagtgggggggggggggggggtgcatttTAGAGAAAGAGGATAATGTTACTGtgtgttattgttttgttaCCATGTTCAATAAAGCagaggactttttttgttttattttgttagaCTAAATATGGTTTCTAAGAAAATCTAATAATGTCTGCTTTTTCTGACCTTCATATTCTTCAAATGACTACAAAAAGGTCAACTGATTGTGGTTATAGTGCCACTGGTTGTTTTAGTAATTATCATTGATTTTAGATGGATCTTTTAAAACTAATGTCGTTAAAAAGTAAGGTTTTGTTCCTttataaaatagattaaaatttattttaaaattgactaATTAATTGAGTAGCCGTCTCTTAACATGTTTCATATTGGGTGCAGTACAGTACAATTTCTGACACGCtgttaatacaaatattttttaaagctttttaacATAGGATACAACATACTGCATTTTAAGGCATGTAATGGATATGATCCATTCATAATTGAATTCGCTTTAAGATGAGTGTATCGTCATATTTGTCCCAAATATCTTTAATCTGTACCTTAAGGTCATAAACTATATATTACATTAGGTGGAATGACAAATACAAGCAATGTGTCATGTTACCTCCACACAGGTCTTCATTCCTGAAGCAGCTGCGTAGTGAAGACAGGTATTTTTCTTGTTGTCCGTGGCATTGATATCAGCCTTTTCGTATTTTCCGTGGTCAAGCTTTGCTCCATTCCAtgctaaaacaatttttagacACTCCGCACGCCGTTGTTCGTCTTCGTATGGCCTTGAGATCCGAGGTAGAAGGGCTCCTTCTGAGGTCAGGATCAGGGGCCCCATGCAGAGAAGGTGCAAAGAGGTCTCATTTTGCACATTGCGCTTATTAGGATTTCCATCTTTACTGAGTAGGAAAGACCTAAAAAGTAAAAGTGAGTTAAAAAcattcatcttaaaaaaaaaaagcaatattaaCGAGGGCATATTTCACAAGATCATGTTAAATACAACTTGGTAAATTATAGCACTGATTAAAATTATAGTTGCTTGCTAAAAATGTTGAGTTAAAGATACATTTTCTTGGATAGTCTTTCTTATATTTGACAATCCCACAAATATGTATAAGAATAGTTCAAGCAAAGCGAGTTTTAGAGTGGTGTGAactgaaataaattaaatattttagctTGTTGGATGGAAGGTTTTTTCCAGTCCTATCCAAATCCATCCCAGCATGCCACATTCTTACAAGCTGATAACAGATGGCTATAGGGAAATACAGATGGCAGTGAAACAtagatgaaaaataattaatacagTGCAAcacttacataaaaaaaacaaactaaggcaattcttattattattgatatattttaacCAAATCAAAGAAATTGTAGTTTTTCTAATAATATCCCTATGCTGCATAGCTCTCGAACCTTGAATGAAATGAAGATGGCTGGATTATCATGTATTCACCTCTTCTCTTAGAAGCAAACCACAGAATTACAATGGCTTCCTGGCATTTAGAACTTGGCTTTATTATTCTTCCAATATCTTTACTATCCCTTTAAAATGTGTGTGGTGTTCCATATTTAGTACACATGCAAATATGTCACGGATGATCACtaaaaacaatatacatttCGGAATCATGATCGTTCAATTGCCCAGTCCTTGCTTGCTAGTTAAATTATGTACTTTTTCAGCAGTATCCTGACCTGAGTAGTCGTATCATGGCATGTCGGGCAGCATAGTGCAGTGGAGTGTTGTGCTGGTAGGACTCTCCATATGTAGAATTTGGATCCAGAGCTTCTTTGAATTGCAGGTTGCTCTCATACAAATGGCAAGCCAGCATCTCGTCCCCATTGATGAGAGCCTTACGGAATTTGGTCGCAGTGTTCCCCATCTTCCCTCTTGTGGTCAGATCAGGATCGGACGCTGATGCCTCAGGGATCTTCTTCAATATAGATGCATACTGAAAGTCCtgtaaaattcaagaaaagggTTTCACATTTCCACAGtccaaataattaattttaaaaagagccATATTCACAAATATTCTTGTAATTACTTACATATCAATCCATCCTTCTCAATATAGTTAAATTGTTGATCCAAGAGGagtaaaattagaaaaatttCCTAGGTAGTCTCTTAGGTTGCTGTGGTTATTCTGCCACTCGTCATGTCAGGATCATGAAAGCATTCAAAACGCCTCACTGTGCTTCCGTcaattttttggtttaaatagCTCAACACAGTGCCAACAAAGCTCTCAGTGAGAGAAGAACACGACTTCTGCTGGCATCATCAGGAGGTTCTGCCTTCCCATGCCAAAGCTGCCCATCCCACTGATTGTGTCAGCGTGCGACGACAATACATCCTCAGATCACGGACACTAAGCACAGTCAGCACTTTGAAATTTCAACCATCTGAACGCCATATGGTTAGCATAGGGATGCTCATGTAAATTTTGTGTAAGGTACATGGGCATGCCAAATTTGAGACTTTTTAAGACTATATGAAGACCAAAGAATACAATTTAACAGCAATTTCACATTGATACCGCAAAAAATTGAAAGTAGATAGCAGGAGgttggctcattgaaaagtagatcttggagagaaaaaaagggtgaCAACACCATCATAGTGTTCAAAGGATACACTCTGATCCACAACAAAAAACTGCCCtctaacaaacaaacacacgcgcgcgcgcacgcacgcacctacacgcacgcacctacacgcacacacgcacacaaacatcaGCTCATTAAAAAGAGGCAAGTAAGATTGGTCAATAATTTgtaagaattaaaaataaataagtgattACGATTGGAGAGGAAGATTTTgtcttaatgtgcttttgactACCGGCATTGCAAGATAACCGGTCCCGAATTGCAATacctgggggggaaaaaacaaacaaaataaacgtGATGTCCTAATTCAATCAATTAGTTTCAGCAAGTGATCTTAGCACAGTTTTAAAAAAGCCAATCCAGTTAAACTCACACGATTCGATAAGTTTTCTTGCAGCGGTGTTTTGACTGATTAACCAAGCAAACAAACGGCTGACTTTAGCAGCCACAGTTTAAACACTGACAATCGCTCTGTCTAGCTTGCACCCTGTCGCTTTTTTAGGCCTGctcgtctattgttgtcaattttGCGACCTCAAATGTGTTTACGGTGTTTTGTATTTGATTTTCACTCCATTGTGAGTAAAGTTGTCCCATAAATACATGTAATCGTATGGCAATCACCTATCCTTATACACTGTTGGCTCAAAAAATGCAGTCTGAtcacgtttttttaaataaatgctgtcatatgatattacaaatacgatccaaaaacagaaaaagaaaaaaacaacatgacgGTAGCATCTGCGTTGGTTAAAATCGTCAGCGAATAACGATGGCGACTCAGCTAGCAAGCTAGTCGCGCTGCTACACAACTTAGCTTGCACACTTCATAAACTCAATGGAAACAGTGGGTAACAGGTATTTTTTGACTTACACGGGTTGCACACGCATCTGCTTTGCGCTCGTGTCCTGTAAACAGACACTTGCTGCCACGATCAAACGAAGATTTCGGGTTTTCAAAACGACGCTCTTCTCTTCTCCGCACCGAATAGTGTCAACGCGGGCGGCCAGTGATGTTGTGCCCGAAGACCGAGCTTGTCAACTCCGCTGCCTGTCTGCTCGTGGGTTGCCAGGTTTTTGGGAAACCCCCCAGAAAGGGGGAGAGGCGTGGCGTTCGGTGTGTGACTTAATGCTAAACATCGGTGTAAGCGACAATGTCTAGACTATTACACATAATAGTATCTTATTTTTTCATACAGCCTTCCTTATAACTGAGGCTACATTTACTTTACAACATGGCAACGTTGACTATCCAAATTCTAATATAATAGGCTAAagcaccccctgccacccttgtgaagataatggTTATAATATCTTGTATTACATATAACATAATTTTCATTACAGGAAAGCCTAGTTAAATGGGTAATTATTAACACCCAGGCAATACGGAAGACGCGTCAACTACGTCCCTAGGCAACATGGGCATCAGCTACGTGCGCGTGGTATATGTATAGTTATAAACTTTGACCACGAGAGGGCGACAAAGTATTATGAAAAATGGGGTGATATGGCTGGGGTGACTAAttctggtcctcgagggcctctatccagtctgttttacaTATCTTCCTCCTCTAACACACCtggatcaaatgatcaacttgaGTTTtactttgagtttgatttatttaataaagggacaataTATATTAGCTTAAGGAACACAATGAGAGATACACACAAGTAGCACAGTTCTAGGCAGTGTTGTGATCACAATGTTGTTCATCCAACAGCCAGACTTTAAGACGATTGttgaagaggttcagagacaggTGTTCACGTATGTTAATTGGAAATGAGTTCTAGGTatggcatatttaacagtattgtccaagatcaggcgtttgtgttttttaatatttgttagtGATTGTATTCTTTTGCTTTTTATGTCTATCTATCCAATACTTTCAGAGCTTACTCATCAACAAGCTTTCTAGAAGCTTGATAACGatactgattatttgattcaagtgtgtTGATGGGGGTAGACATGAAAAACTGGCTGGATAAAGTCCACCGAGGCCTGGACTAGGTTCGGATGGTTGGTGTCACTCAGAATAGATGCCTATTTATTTAGCCTGTTCtctattttactattgttagtagaatgtgtgtttgtttgtgactaattccacaaaaaaactagTATTTACGCAAGATTGTTTGGAAAATAATCACTCACCTATtccataaaagaaaaatgtttttttaatatcaaacaATTCAACATTGCAATCACAGTTTTAGTGTATGCAAGCAACATTCTTTCCACTCACTTGACAGTGCGTTACTTTCATACTGCCCTTCAGTAAATATCTCTAAGCATAAAAGCTCAGTGCAAAGGCAAATTCTGATCTGAGATCTATGTAGAATGCAACTTTCAGAAGTTTGTTAAACAAATTGAGCTAAGTGAAAATATTTAGAAACAATCTATAGCCCAGAACCATTCGGTCAATCAAAGTCATGAAATAGTAGAATAACGCATGAAAAGTACAGATAACACTTTGTGTCATAACTTCGTCTTTACTTTCAAGtagaaatattaaataataagtATTCAATATTGCATTTGCTCATGAACACAGAGAAAACATCACAGCAGAGGAAAATTGGGTGACAAAATACTTAACAACTTGTGTAAAAGGAATGGTAAGCAGTCATTCCTCGAGATGAAGGTGTTTCCTTGCTATAGGAACCATTTGCAACTGACACTATGTCCTCACATTTAATGTCGGCGGGCGACTCATCTGCACTTGGCCCGTGAAGAGACAAGCGTCTTCGTTTGCAGGGGGATGTATAGGAATTAATTTTGTCAAGAGAAAGAGAAGATGGCTGTGTTTCTGCCCAGGAGGATATCAGGCATCCACTGTTTCCCTCGTCTTCTAACTGAGTCTTCCCCTTATCATATTCTTCAGGGAAAGCAGCAGTGGGATTGGGCTTCGGTGACCATGGCAGACTTGGAGTCACCTTTCTCTGGTACGCTGCCCTGGTGCTCCATCCAGCTGACATATTGTTGAAAGCAGAATCTGGGTAGTAGCTTAGACCATGTGATGTCTGCATGGAAAGTGATTTGATACCATAAGGTAGCAAGTTGTTGGAGTAATCCCCGTCGTATGGGGTCAGGTCCAACTTGTGGCTGGTGCTGTTGCCAGTCCCATGTTGCATGGAGGTGACAAACCATCGCTGTGAACAGCCATCTTCTGACTGAGGTGAAAGGAGGCTGCCGGTTTGAGGCACGGCTCGCTCACTATTGTAGAAACGGTTTGGGGTAAAGTTGTTGACAAACTGGTCTTGTAAGAGGGGCTGCATGGTATAGCGGGCACCTGGGACAATCTGAGGGGCACGCGGGGAGTCGATTGGGGAAGGGGTGAGGCGGTCATTCTCTGGTGCGGTGTACAtcctagaaaaaaatgatgtttatgAATATGCAGTGAATATATTCGGGATAATATGAAATTAAACTGAcccaaaaatatttctatttatcATTTTGATGCAGATATACGATATATAATTGTAATgtctttatgtttttattatgtCACAGAAACAATAGCATTTATTCCACTTTTTACCTTAACTTGGGGGAAAATGGGTTTTACAACCATATTTGGGAATGTAAAGCACTACTCACGATTCATAATTATCTCTGAAACCTTTGGCAAAGGGGTTGTGGTCTATTTTCAGTTGTGTAATCTGCAcagagaagaaaataaaatgtaagaaattacagtataaaatggcaaatgtcagaaaatatgaaaaataatacatcatGCCTCGTGCCTTGACACATCACTAACAACTATTCTTATtagatatatagtatatttccTCTCTTACATCAGTGTTCTGATAAGCAGTAACTGCTATGAATTGTGTCTCTGGAAAGATAAAGCTCTGAGTCTTTGCATCAGTGTTGATGTCCTCCACACTCTCTTCAGTCACTTCCACGATGTGCAGCCTTGGCTGATACTTGTGCAAGGACTGCAGGACGATCATCTACGGAGATGTACACAATACAGGATAAcacttttattatttcatttctaaCTACACTCATATTGTGACCGAAACTTTGTAATCTTTTTGAAACACAACATTTAAAACAGCAGATTAGATGTTTCAGAACTTTGTAAAAGAGGTCAGAAGTTTGAAATTTAATTGTGACAATAAGGATCAATATAGTCTATACAAATAATTAAACCATGATGCCAAGCAGATATTGGAAATTAGTTTGGAATGTTttcacaagaataaaaaaatccctAATGGAAAATATGTTACCTTATATTATACCAACacgattttttaaattattatgaaCAATTAAATCGTAACCATTATAAGTGGATTAGCGATTTATTTACCTGTGATAGGTTATGATTGGTGCCTTTATTGTTGGTGAGTTTCAATTTACTAAAAGAAATTTCTTGTCTCATCCAGTGCGCCCCTGTATTCGGTGACTCTGGGTGGATGTAAACTTTGTTTCCTACAAATGAAACAAATCcaacatttaatttaaagtgcaattttgtctttttgaccCGTTGGCGAATGGCACCTTGGCTGCTGTTGTCCGCCTTCCCACAGGTGACCCACTTGCCACCTTGAAATCTCCAGTGGTTCGGATCAGCTAGTGCCACTTCCACAAACACGTTGTAGTGCGCAGTCAGGCTCAGACCCGCGATGTTAAAACTCAGAAAAGGAAACATtcgcctgcaaaaaaataataataaaaatactaaacacTACAATTCAAGAAACAAATCTTTATTGTACCATCCAAGGTATATCTAATAAACCCACTCAATAAACTTAACTAACTCAAAAAAATGTtcgaaatatatatatatatatatatatatatatatatatatatatatatatatatatatatatatatatatatatatatatatatatatatatatatatatatatatatatatatatatatatatatatatatatatatatatatatatatatatatatatatatatatatatatatatatatatatatatatatatatatatatatatatatatatatatatatatatatatatatatatatatatatatatatatatatatatatatatatatatatatatatatttttttttttaatcaagggactaaagatggaaattagccatcggatacaatcttacatatttacatatatatgttcattaacatgaatatgaatgtgttcattaatatgtgctggcCACTATTAAATAAGTCAATTCAAACACAAACTAACAACTAAAAAAGCAGTTCATAATCCATCTATTGTATATgcatatgaattttttttttcagtttaccTGCCCTGTTTGGTGATGATCATCTCGGTCTGATGTCGGTGGAATTTGAGCCACAGAGGGCGGTTGCACAGGTAGACGTGGGCCCTGGTGGCCGGCCCGTTCGCCGGGATGGCCACGCTGCCGAGAGCCGGGCCTGAGCCACCGTACGGCGGGTAAAGGCAGCCGGGGCTCTGCCCTATTTGGTAGGCCGGGCTGAAGTGTCCGCGCGAGCCGGCCGTTGGGGAGAACCCCACGGACCCCAAGTGAAGTGATGTCGGATACCTGGCTGTGCTGGCCGGGGCATAAATGCCCCCACCGGGGCTGTATGGGATGAAAGAGCAGGGCGTAGTTGCGTCCATAGTTGCCGTAGTTGGTTTCGGCGCAGTGGGCGGAATGTAGTAGCGTTCCGGGCCGAAACGATGCTCCCCGTACCGGCTGTCAGGGGTCGGCTCTTTTCCTCCTGTAAGCGGAGATTTGGTGCCCTCTTCCCCCGAGCTTTTGGAGGAAAACGAATCCGTTTTCCCTTCAGCACCGTGCATGTTTAATCGGCTCATTGGATCCAAATGAAGTTATTGTAGGGGGCCTACTTTTCCTCGGGGACCAGTTCTTTGGACCTGAAAGAGACAAAAACACACCAAGGTGGGGCTTTACGCTGATACCAAACGAAAAATGGACTGAAACCAaaccagttctttttttttggctacccatcaaaataaatgtagtgtcaaactttaaatatttaaagtgttaaatctgctctaaaatcagatgaattatatttttatgttttttcatctttattaCAGTAGTATATCAAATTTGAACTCATTATAGTGCAATGCTGATTTGGCAAACATGAATGATAAACTTTACTCAGATTTAGGAGGAAATATGATGAACATTCACCCATCATGATTTATGACAATGATAGAAACCACTACATTTTATTCAAACTTGAAc includes:
- the LOC144199229 gene encoding eomesodermin-like, whose translation is MSRLNMHGAEGKTDSFSSKSSGEEGTKSPLTGGKEPTPDSRYGEHRFGPERYYIPPTAPKPTTATMDATTPCSFIPYSPGGGIYAPASTARYPTSLHLGSVGFSPTAGSRGHFSPAYQIGQSPGCLYPPYGGSGPALGSVAIPANGPATRAHVYLCNRPLWLKFHRHQTEMIITKQGRRMFPFLSFNIAGLSLTAHYNVFVEVALADPNHWRFQGGKWVTCGKADNSSQGNKVYIHPESPNTGAHWMRQEISFSKLKLTNNKGTNHNLSQMIVLQSLHKYQPRLHIVEVTEESVEDINTDAKTQSFIFPETQFIAVTAYQNTDITQLKIDHNPFAKGFRDNYESMYTAPENDRLTPSPIDSPRAPQIVPGARYTMQPLLQDQFVNNFTPNRFYNSERAVPQTGSLLSPQSEDGCSQRWFVTSMQHGTGNSTSHKLDLTPYDGDYSNNLLPYGIKSLSMQTSHGLSYYPDSAFNNMSAGWSTRAAYQRKVTPSLPWSPKPNPTAAFPEEYDKGKTQLEDEGNSGCLISSWAETQPSSLSLDKINSYTSPCKRRRLSLHGPSADESPADIKCEDIVSVANGSYSKETPSSRGMTAYHSFYTSC